Genomic DNA from Brassica rapa cultivar Chiifu-401-42 chromosome A04, CAAS_Brap_v3.01, whole genome shotgun sequence:
GGCTGGCTATGtaaattaaaacaattaaaatctTATATAGTATGTTAAGATGACTGTTCATAAACGATTGTTTCATGTTGGATTGAGAAACTATACATGATTGAGCAGTGGCATTAAAACTCGGTTTTAGTAGATAACTTGTGTAATCTTCTCTCATTCTTGAACCTGCCATAGTCAGCGAGCAAACTGCCATTAACCTTATGCTTCATATTATCCACTAAACCTGTCAAAACCTGTAAATGGGTCCAAATCAGATCATGTGTAAATCATAAGAGATAGTCAAATAAGGTTTTATATACCGCATTGGCCAAGTTCCTCCTAACGTCTTCAGGTACCAATTCAAGAACCGGGGGGAGAACAAAGCTTATGTTCATCTCTAGCTGACCTCTGAGCCTTGTGTGCTTTCCTCTCCGGTCTGGGTACAATGCTCCTTTGACTCCCAAACTGAAGTCAGACGGTTGCATCACTCGGTCAAGCCCTTTAAGTTGCCATCTCGTCTGAAAAGAAGCATTTTAAGAGTTTGAGTAACGGAAGATGaagaaacaaagagagagaCAAGTTATTACCATGTTGAGCTCAACAACTTTGGTTATGTCTAAAGGTATGTCTGCCGGGTAATCCTGACCGTTGGATTTGCAACTTAAACGCATATCGACCACAGGCCACACAGTGAGGAAGAGGAAATTAATTGGTAACATCTGAATCCTCCACTCTTCCTGCAAAAATTCAATTTATCCAAGTAAACTTAAAATAGTGAAAAAGGGGGCGTTCCGAGAATtgaactcgggacctctcgcaccctaagcgagaatcataccactagaccaaacgcCCGTTTTGAActacttttatatataactaatgtTAGTCATATTAGTTGACGTACCTCGTTAAGCTTATGGCTTCTGGGTTTGTCAGGGAACATGGCTTCGAAAACTCTCGATTTATCCTCTAAATAGTCGTCGAACAACGCCTAAAAGTTCCTCAAAATCACATTTAAGAAACGCACCAAAACAGTTTAAACTGATTCGTGTtatagagggagagagagaaggagaccTGAGGAGACTCGTGGAGAGGAATATCTGTGGAGAGTCTTGACGAGTACGTGGCAGGTATGGATGATACCTGACACCTAACTCTCCACCGTGT
This window encodes:
- the LOC103863894 gene encoding uncharacterized protein LOC103863894 isoform X1, translating into MAVLSSPMFGTYRPVKTEMRPITRWRVRCQVSSIPATYSSRLSTDIPLHESPQALFDDYLEDKSRVFEAMFPDKPRSHKLNEEEWRIQMLPINFLFLTVWPVVDMRLSCKSNGQDYPADIPLDITKVVELNMTRWQLKGLDRVMQPSDFSLGVKGALYPDRRGKHTRLRGQLEMNISFVLPPVLELVPEDVRRNLANAVLTGLVDNMKHKVNGSLLADYGRFKNERRLHKLSTKTEF